The Deltaproteobacteria bacterium CG2_30_66_27 genome contains a region encoding:
- a CDS encoding iron/manganese transporter encodes MPDSKSLSEVHSSVAVPESRGFLRRLFAFAGPAYLVSVGYMDPGNWATDIAAGSRYGYALIWVLLMSNLMAVLLQSLSARLGLVSGRDLAQACRDRYPREVNAALWVLCEVAIGACDLAEVIGSAIGLQLLFGLPLMYGVLLTALDTFLILFLHQAGIRKMEAFIIVLVGTIGGCFLLEIVLSRPDLPALARGFLPSLPDRDALYYAIGILGATVMPHNLYLHSSLVQSRKVVKTANGIHQSLKYNTIDSVVALNIAFFINAAILVMAAAVFFRSGHTDIASIQDAHRLLAPLVGSKVAPALFAVALICAGQSSTITGTLAGQIVMEGFVNIRLRPWLRRLLTRAMAIVPTVAVIVLSGEGATGELLVFSQVLLSMQLSFAVIPLIHMVSDRELMGAFVIRPWVKALSWACAGIIIALNVMLVIDEVGGWLGKGGAVGTVARYAALPLAAAIGALLVYILVEPFFFAARRKRVPHDVHRPEVERVEPARPFRKIAAALDFGEADAEVLSRAAGLATANRCPLLLVHCVESAGAAAMGGEITDTESKKDLERLQRYTLVLGKHDIQAEAELGFGDPVRVLPEIVRRHGVELIVVGAHGHKGLSDWLHGSTIDELRHRLNISVLVAGREG; translated from the coding sequence ATGCCGGACAGTAAGTCCCTCTCCGAAGTCCACTCGTCGGTTGCGGTCCCGGAATCGCGCGGGTTCCTTCGTCGCCTCTTCGCGTTCGCCGGACCCGCCTACCTCGTGTCGGTCGGGTACATGGACCCGGGGAACTGGGCGACCGACATCGCCGCCGGGTCGCGTTACGGGTACGCCCTGATCTGGGTCCTCCTGATGTCGAACCTGATGGCCGTGCTGCTGCAGTCCCTCTCGGCGCGGCTGGGGCTGGTCTCCGGCAGGGACCTCGCGCAGGCGTGCAGGGACCGGTACCCTCGTGAGGTGAACGCGGCGCTGTGGGTCCTGTGCGAAGTGGCGATCGGGGCGTGCGACCTCGCCGAGGTGATCGGGTCCGCGATCGGGCTGCAGCTGCTCTTCGGCCTGCCGCTGATGTACGGAGTCCTCCTCACCGCGCTGGACACGTTCCTCATCCTGTTCCTCCACCAGGCGGGGATCCGGAAGATGGAGGCGTTCATCATCGTACTCGTCGGGACCATCGGGGGCTGCTTCCTGCTCGAGATCGTCCTCTCCCGCCCGGACCTTCCGGCCCTCGCGCGCGGGTTCCTGCCCTCGTTGCCGGACCGGGACGCCCTCTACTACGCGATCGGCATCCTTGGGGCGACCGTGATGCCGCACAACCTGTACCTTCACTCCTCCCTCGTCCAGTCGCGCAAGGTGGTGAAGACCGCGAACGGGATCCACCAGTCCCTCAAGTACAATACGATCGACTCGGTCGTGGCGCTGAACATCGCCTTCTTCATCAACGCGGCGATCCTGGTGATGGCGGCGGCGGTTTTCTTCCGGTCGGGCCACACGGACATCGCGTCGATCCAGGACGCCCACCGGCTCCTCGCCCCCCTCGTGGGGAGCAAGGTGGCCCCGGCCCTCTTCGCCGTCGCCCTGATCTGCGCGGGCCAGAGCTCTACGATCACCGGGACGCTCGCGGGCCAGATCGTGATGGAGGGGTTCGTGAACATCCGGCTTCGGCCGTGGCTCCGCCGCCTCCTGACCCGCGCGATGGCGATCGTCCCCACCGTGGCGGTCATCGTTTTGTCCGGGGAGGGGGCGACGGGCGAGCTCCTCGTTTTCAGCCAGGTGCTCCTCTCGATGCAGCTGTCGTTCGCGGTGATCCCCCTGATCCACATGGTGAGCGACCGGGAACTGATGGGGGCGTTCGTGATCCGTCCCTGGGTGAAGGCGCTGTCGTGGGCGTGCGCGGGCATCATCATCGCCCTGAACGTGATGCTCGTGATCGACGAGGTCGGAGGCTGGCTGGGGAAGGGGGGGGCGGTGGGCACGGTGGCCCGGTACGCGGCCCTCCCCCTCGCCGCCGCCATCGGAGCCTTGCTGGTCTACATCCTGGTGGAACCGTTCTTCTTCGCGGCCCGCAGGAAGCGGGTCCCCCACGACGTCCACCGTCCCGAGGTGGAGAGGGTAGAGCCCGCGCGGCCGTTCCGGAAGATCGCGGCGGCGCTCGATTTCGGGGAGGCGGACGCCGAGGTTCTCTCCCGCGCCGCGGGTCTTGCGACGGCGAACCGATGCCCGCTGCTCCTGGTCCACTGCGTCGAGAGCGCGGGCGCGGCCGCGATGGGCGGGGAGATCACCGATACGGAGAGCAAAAAAGACCTCGAACGGCTCCAGCGATACACGTTGGTGCTCGGCAAGCACGACATCCAGGCCGAGGCCGAGCTTGGGTTCGGCGACCCCGTCCGCGTTCTTCCGGAGATCGTCCGGCGGCACGGCGTGGAACTGATCGTCGTTGGGGCCCACGGCCACAAGGGGCTCTCCGACTGGCTGCACGGGTCGACGATCGACGAACTGCGGCACCGCCTGAACATCTCCGTCCTCGTTGCAGGCCGGGAGGGGTAG
- a CDS encoding peptide deformylase: MAVLPIRIFPDPVLKEKAAPVEEVTVEVSAFIDDLLETMRSSPGGVGIAAPQVGMPWRIVVVDVSAHRRGSHEQNHGLLVLINPEILAMGGKQVVREGCMSVPDYTANVQRAQWVLVDALGRDGERKIIESIGFEAVAIQHETDHLDGVLFLDRVVSVKTDLFRRKKYR; this comes from the coding sequence ATGGCCGTTCTCCCCATCCGCATTTTTCCCGACCCCGTCCTGAAGGAGAAGGCCGCCCCGGTCGAGGAGGTGACCGTCGAGGTGTCGGCGTTCATCGACGACCTGTTGGAGACGATGCGAAGTTCCCCCGGGGGAGTCGGGATCGCCGCCCCCCAGGTCGGGATGCCTTGGCGTATCGTGGTCGTCGACGTTTCCGCGCACCGGCGCGGGAGCCACGAGCAGAACCACGGGTTGCTGGTCCTGATCAACCCCGAGATCCTGGCGATGGGGGGGAAGCAGGTCGTCCGGGAGGGGTGCATGAGCGTCCCCGACTACACGGCGAACGTCCAACGCGCCCAGTGGGTCCTCGTGGACGCCCTCGGCCGCGACGGCGAGCGGAAGATCATCGAGTCGATCGGGTTCGAGGCGGTCGCGATCCAGCACGAGACAGACCACCTGGACGGGGTCCTCTTCCTCGATCGCGTCGTGTCGGTGAAGACGGACCTGTTCCGGAGGAAGAAGTACCGCTGA
- a CDS encoding AAA family ATPase, with the protein MIEAIKSILLDFQESRPDTGVPRHVRMEPVPGKAAVYIGVRRCGKSTYLFQVMERLLTRGVPRENILYLNFFDDRLHNLRQDSLGLITEAYYSLYPEKKNTETVYCFFDEMQEVPGWESFVDRLMRTERCEVYLTGSSARMLSKEIATQMRGRALSWELFPFSFREFLTYKGTECTGPMSTKKRLLVQKAFEEYWETGGFPEVAGLDRPLRIRIHQEYFHAILFRDLVERHDVSHPKAVTDLAHRLVDNTASLYSVNNLTGYLKSLGHKAPKSAVSDFLEWFEDAFFLFTVRIFDASLARSNTNPKKIYCVDHALVTSVSSGILVNSGHLLENLVFTALRRFHPEIYYYKTKGGREVDFVVPMRNRARMLVQVCESLAEPQTKKREMAALTEAMVELNLKACTIVTRNEAARIDTGRGTIEVVPAWRFLLDLPESMG; encoded by the coding sequence ATAATAGAGGCGATCAAATCGATCCTCCTGGACTTCCAGGAATCCCGGCCGGATACCGGGGTGCCCCGGCATGTGCGGATGGAGCCGGTCCCCGGCAAGGCGGCCGTCTACATCGGGGTGCGCCGGTGCGGGAAATCCACGTACCTGTTCCAGGTGATGGAGCGGCTTCTGACCCGGGGGGTCCCGCGTGAGAACATCCTGTACCTGAACTTCTTCGACGACCGCCTCCACAATCTGCGGCAGGACAGCCTCGGGCTGATCACCGAGGCCTATTATTCTCTATACCCCGAGAAGAAAAACACCGAAACGGTCTACTGCTTCTTCGACGAGATGCAGGAGGTTCCGGGTTGGGAGTCTTTCGTCGACCGCTTGATGCGGACCGAGCGGTGCGAGGTCTACCTGACGGGCTCATCGGCACGGATGCTTTCAAAAGAGATCGCCACGCAGATGCGCGGGCGGGCGTTGTCATGGGAGTTGTTCCCGTTCTCGTTTCGGGAGTTCCTGACCTATAAGGGAACCGAATGCACGGGCCCCATGTCGACGAAGAAGCGACTCCTCGTACAGAAGGCCTTCGAGGAATATTGGGAGACCGGCGGCTTCCCGGAGGTCGCCGGACTGGACCGACCGCTGCGGATCAGGATTCATCAGGAATATTTCCACGCCATCCTGTTCCGGGACCTGGTCGAGCGCCACGATGTTTCCCACCCGAAGGCCGTGACCGATCTTGCGCATCGCCTGGTGGACAACACCGCCTCGCTGTATTCCGTCAACAACCTCACGGGATACCTGAAATCGTTGGGTCACAAGGCTCCCAAGTCGGCCGTGTCGGATTTCCTGGAGTGGTTCGAAGACGCCTTTTTCCTCTTCACGGTGCGGATCTTCGACGCGTCCCTGGCCCGTAGCAACACCAACCCGAAGAAGATCTACTGCGTCGACCATGCCCTGGTCACGTCGGTGTCGTCGGGGATCCTGGTCAACTCCGGACATCTCCTCGAGAACCTCGTTTTTACCGCTCTCCGGCGTTTTCACCCCGAGATTTACTATTACAAGACGAAAGGAGGCCGGGAGGTCGACTTCGTCGTCCCGATGCGGAACCGCGCCCGGATGCTCGTCCAGGTTTGCGAGTCCCTGGCCGAACCGCAGACGAAAAAACGGGAAATGGCGGCGTTGACCGAGGCGATGGTCGAATTGAACCTCAAGGCCTGCACCATCGTGACCAGGAACGAGGCCGCCCGGATCGACACCGGCCGCGGGACCATCGAAGTGGTCCCGGCATGGCGTTTCCTGCTCGATCTGCCGGAATCGATGGGGTAG